Proteins encoded by one window of Ramlibacter tataouinensis:
- a CDS encoding fumarylacetoacetate hydrolase family protein yields MKLATYRDGSRDGQLVLVSRDLDRATLVTDMAHTLQDALDRWDDLEPLLRQRWRQLEAGKIAGAFPFQPRMCMAPLPRAYQWVDGSAYLNHVALVRRARGAAMPPELLHDPLMYQGGSDSMVGACDDIACGNEEWGIDFEAEVAVITGDVPAGISAQEALAAVKLVMVVNDVSLRNLIPSELAKGFGFLQSKPSSSFSPVAVTPDELGVAWDGGRLHMQMATFRNAAQVGRLDCGDGMHFSFGQLIAHLCRTRPAGAGTIVGGGTVSNESAANGYGCIAEQRTRETLEGGAPKTPYLRHGETVRIEVRDKDGRNVFGTIDQKVVAMPIRACS; encoded by the coding sequence ATGAAACTGGCCACCTATCGTGATGGCAGTCGCGATGGCCAACTCGTCCTGGTGAGCCGCGACCTCGATCGCGCAACGCTCGTCACGGACATGGCGCACACGCTGCAGGACGCCCTGGACCGCTGGGATGACCTGGAGCCCTTGCTGCGCCAGCGCTGGCGGCAGCTCGAAGCCGGGAAGATCGCAGGGGCGTTTCCGTTCCAACCCCGGATGTGCATGGCGCCGTTGCCGCGTGCCTACCAATGGGTCGACGGATCCGCCTACCTGAACCATGTGGCCCTGGTACGGCGTGCCCGGGGTGCGGCCATGCCACCGGAGCTGCTTCACGACCCCCTGATGTACCAGGGCGGCAGCGACAGCATGGTGGGGGCGTGCGATGACATCGCGTGCGGAAATGAAGAATGGGGCATCGATTTCGAGGCCGAGGTCGCCGTCATCACCGGCGACGTTCCTGCCGGGATATCGGCGCAGGAGGCGCTTGCGGCGGTGAAGCTGGTCATGGTCGTGAACGATGTGTCGCTGCGCAACCTGATTCCCTCCGAGCTCGCCAAAGGCTTCGGCTTCCTGCAGAGCAAGCCATCCTCCTCGTTCTCACCGGTGGCGGTCACGCCTGACGAACTGGGTGTGGCATGGGATGGAGGGCGGCTGCACATGCAAATGGCCACGTTCAGGAATGCCGCTCAGGTCGGCCGACTTGACTGCGGCGACGGCATGCACTTTTCGTTCGGCCAGTTGATCGCCCATCTCTGCCGAACGCGGCCAGCTGGCGCGGGCACCATCGTGGGAGGCGGCACGGTCTCGAACGAAAGCGCTGCAAATGGTTATGGATGCATCGCCGAGCAACGTACACGCGAGACGCTGGAAGGCGGTGCGCCGAAGACTCCCTACCTGCGGCACGGTGAAACCGTGCGAATCGAGGTGCGTGACAAGGATGGCCGCAATGTGTTCGGGACGATCGATCAGAAGGTTGTTGCCATGCCCATTCGAGCGTGCAGCTGA
- a CDS encoding Crp/Fnr family transcriptional regulator, whose protein sequence is MNRTSDPKWTRALEGLSHDEAESIHRLMRVKSFAPRAPVFGQGEPSDSLVVVRNGRVRLYLTSPEGEEFTMSILTSGSILGLAAVVLRTPRILSVEAVGAVDASILPATHFQECLRSIPRFAHNITQLLAVLAVETIERSAPLVLDSATLRLGRILAALSVTSADGRHLVQELTHEDLAKMIGATRTWVSLTLAEFERKGLILKQPGTIVLLDRAALAGDGRPERT, encoded by the coding sequence ATGAATCGCACGTCCGACCCCAAATGGACCCGCGCGCTCGAGGGCCTGAGCCACGACGAAGCGGAGTCCATCCACAGGCTGATGCGCGTGAAGTCGTTCGCCCCGCGTGCGCCGGTTTTCGGCCAGGGGGAGCCAAGCGATTCCCTTGTGGTGGTGCGCAACGGCCGCGTTCGCTTGTACCTCACCTCGCCCGAGGGTGAAGAGTTCACCATGAGCATCCTGACCAGCGGCAGCATCCTGGGGCTGGCGGCCGTGGTGCTGCGAACGCCGCGCATCCTGTCGGTGGAAGCCGTGGGCGCCGTCGACGCCTCGATCCTTCCTGCCACGCACTTCCAGGAGTGTCTGCGCAGCATCCCGCGCTTCGCGCACAACATCACGCAGCTGCTGGCGGTTCTTGCCGTGGAGACGATCGAGCGCAGTGCGCCGCTCGTGCTGGATTCCGCCACGCTGCGGCTCGGTCGCATCCTGGCCGCCTTGTCCGTGACCTCGGCTGACGGGCGGCACCTGGTGCAGGAACTGACGCATGAAGACCTGGCCAAGATGATCGGCGCCACGCGCACATGGGTCAGCCTCACCCTTGCGGAGTTCGAGCGCAAGGGCCTGATCCTGAAGCAGCCTGGAACGATCGTCCTGCTCGACCGGGCGGCACTCGCGGGCGACGGTCGCCCGGAAAGGACCTAA
- the fdxA gene encoding ferredoxin FdxA: protein MSYVVTEACIRCKYTDCVAICPVDAFREGQTMLVIDPETCIDCGVCEPQCPVGAIAFDMQADPHWRELNRTYSRTWPAIRSPRPPPADAGAFRSLSGKYDRYFDGTPAS from the coding sequence TTGAGCTATGTCGTGACCGAGGCTTGCATCCGCTGCAAATACACCGACTGCGTGGCCATATGCCCCGTGGATGCCTTCCGCGAGGGGCAGACCATGCTGGTGATCGATCCCGAGACCTGCATCGACTGCGGCGTGTGCGAACCCCAATGCCCGGTCGGCGCCATCGCTTTCGACATGCAGGCCGATCCCCATTGGCGCGAACTCAATCGAACCTACTCCCGGACCTGGCCTGCCATCCGTTCGCCCCGGCCGCCTCCGGCCGACGCTGGGGCGTTCCGCTCGCTGTCGGGGAAGTACGACCGGTACTTCGACGGCACACCGGCCAGCTGA
- a CDS encoding ferredoxin--NADP reductase produces MSAATTERVTSVRHWNDTLFSFTTTRPSSLRFRSGHFLMLGLMVDQRPVLRAYSIASPSFAEELEFFSIKVADGQLTSRLQHLREGDEVLVGRKPVGTLVLDDLRPGRNLYLLATGTGLAPFMSIVRDLEAYERFERVILVHGVRYVSELAYADELQSRLPQDEYLGPLVQRSLLYYPTCTREPFRVTGRIPELMRSGKLTQDLGLPALSPASDRFMVCGNPAALTDIRAELDGRGFKVSPGAGQAGDYVFERAFVER; encoded by the coding sequence ATGAGTGCAGCCACCACCGAGCGCGTCACTTCGGTGCGCCACTGGAACGATACGCTGTTCAGCTTCACCACGACACGGCCGTCCAGCCTGAGGTTTCGCAGCGGCCACTTCCTGATGCTGGGGCTGATGGTGGACCAGCGGCCCGTGCTGCGGGCCTACAGCATCGCCAGCCCCAGCTTCGCAGAGGAACTCGAGTTCTTCAGCATCAAGGTCGCCGATGGCCAGCTGACCTCCAGGCTCCAGCACCTGCGCGAAGGCGACGAGGTGCTGGTGGGTCGCAAGCCGGTGGGCACCCTGGTGCTCGACGATCTGCGGCCTGGACGAAACCTCTACCTGCTGGCCACGGGCACCGGGCTTGCGCCGTTCATGAGCATCGTGCGCGACCTGGAGGCCTACGAGCGGTTCGAGCGGGTGATCCTGGTGCACGGGGTGCGCTACGTCAGCGAACTGGCGTATGCCGACGAACTGCAGTCACGCCTGCCGCAAGACGAGTACCTGGGCCCCCTGGTCCAACGCAGCCTGCTCTACTACCCCACCTGCACGCGCGAGCCGTTTCGAGTGACCGGTCGGATCCCTGAGTTGATGCGCTCCGGCAAGCTCACGCAGGATCTCGGCCTGCCCGCCCTTTCCCCGGCCAGCGACCGCTTCATGGTCTGCGGCAACCCCGCGGCGCTCACGGACATCCGCGCCGAGCTCGATGGCCGCGGATTCAAGGTCTCGCCCGGAGCCGGCCAGGCCGGCGACTACGTGTTCGAGCGCGCTTTTGTCGAGAGGTAA
- a CDS encoding tripartite tricarboxylate transporter substrate binding protein: MRIVVPFTAGGPTDVLARMLAERLAVIWKQPVVVENKAGGGSTIGTNIVAKAAPDGLTIGMVVMAHVVNPAIRSDMPYDTLNDLAAVSQITSSACVLVAHPSLPANNVQELIALAKAKPGTLSYATPGIGTLNHVSGALLNQLAGIDLLHVPYGGSAAAHSDVLSGRVPLLFDVWAPVKEYVRSGKLKVLGVTLKNRLASDPGYPAIAETIPHFEVVSAFGLVTSSKVPRAIIDRIGADVASVVRDPAFAAKVRDFGMDPVGSTPQEYDRFIRAEVARWSRVVKDANIRMQ, from the coding sequence GTGCGCATCGTGGTGCCCTTCACGGCCGGTGGCCCTACCGACGTGCTGGCGCGCATGCTGGCCGAGCGCCTTGCCGTGATATGGAAGCAGCCGGTGGTGGTGGAGAACAAGGCGGGCGGCGGCTCGACCATCGGCACCAACATCGTGGCGAAGGCAGCGCCGGACGGGCTCACCATCGGCATGGTCGTCATGGCGCACGTGGTCAACCCGGCCATCCGCAGCGACATGCCCTACGACACCCTCAACGACCTGGCGGCCGTGAGCCAGATCACCTCGTCCGCCTGCGTGCTGGTGGCGCACCCTTCGCTTCCTGCCAACAACGTGCAGGAACTGATTGCTCTCGCCAAGGCCAAGCCGGGCACCCTCAGCTACGCGACCCCGGGAATTGGAACGCTCAACCACGTCTCGGGCGCGCTCCTGAACCAGTTGGCCGGCATCGACCTGCTGCACGTGCCGTACGGCGGCAGCGCGGCAGCCCATTCCGATGTCCTGAGCGGCCGCGTGCCCCTGTTGTTCGACGTCTGGGCGCCCGTCAAGGAATACGTCCGCAGCGGCAAGCTCAAGGTCCTGGGCGTCACCCTGAAGAACCGGCTGGCCAGCGACCCGGGCTACCCGGCCATCGCCGAAACCATCCCCCACTTCGAAGTGGTTTCGGCATTCGGGCTGGTCACCTCCAGCAAGGTGCCGCGGGCCATCATCGACAGGATCGGCGCCGATGTGGCGAGCGTTGTCAGGGATCCGGCATTCGCGGCCAAGGTGCGCGACTTCGGCATGGACCCGGTGGGCAGCACGCCCCAGGAGTACGACCGGTTCATCCGCGCCGAGGTGGCCCGCTGGTCGCGCGTGGTCAAGGACGCCAACATCCGGATGCAGTGA
- a CDS encoding (Fe-S)-binding protein → MNIVADAEHHVHGEIDQLLSACTRCGKCVDVCPVVPYGAASGADSRAVVADVLQLLGENRASGAAASAWMHGCNGCGDCIEACPEGVNPRKMLMLANMRDAAIESRTPQLFRRMARSIKLMIAMQLLPQDYARLFTPSRPRKTDLVFYTGCNALRTPNLMFNTLYILDALELDYEVVGGPSSCCGVIASKWEGELPVGGRVTAHTLKRFGDFEAEKVLNWCPTCDLHLNETMAGFRPRGYDFDHVTAYLLERADELRRRFVRGIPRRVVLHAHHGMPEVGRNVEALLRSIPDLQVVETVLESSYTCGGSGCSRSPQLQAVEHAHLLDRVRATRADALVTLYHGCHMAFIGHEKPGGFEVVNFTDLLAEALGQPPRPDRLKQLRHLEDWKLIVREAQPWLLRNGVRVDSDWLERYGAEIFSVAEFRGGLDCLASEAPPGRTPDAIQNPSIPKGSA, encoded by the coding sequence ATGAACATCGTGGCGGATGCCGAACATCATGTGCACGGGGAGATCGATCAGCTTCTCTCCGCCTGCACGCGGTGTGGCAAGTGCGTGGATGTGTGCCCGGTTGTTCCCTACGGCGCGGCCAGCGGCGCCGACTCGCGCGCAGTGGTGGCCGACGTCTTGCAGCTGCTGGGCGAGAACCGCGCAAGCGGGGCGGCGGCCTCCGCCTGGATGCACGGCTGCAACGGCTGCGGCGACTGCATAGAGGCGTGTCCCGAAGGCGTGAACCCCCGCAAGATGCTGATGCTGGCCAACATGCGCGATGCGGCCATTGAAAGCCGCACGCCGCAGCTCTTTCGGCGCATGGCGCGGTCCATCAAGCTCATGATCGCCATGCAGCTGCTTCCCCAGGACTACGCGCGGCTTTTCACGCCGTCACGGCCGCGCAAGACCGACCTGGTGTTCTACACGGGCTGCAATGCGCTGCGCACGCCCAACCTGATGTTCAACACCTTGTACATCCTGGACGCGCTGGAGCTTGACTACGAGGTGGTCGGCGGCCCTTCGTCCTGCTGTGGGGTCATCGCCTCCAAGTGGGAAGGGGAACTGCCGGTGGGCGGCCGCGTGACCGCCCACACGCTCAAGCGGTTCGGGGATTTCGAGGCCGAGAAGGTGTTGAACTGGTGCCCTACCTGCGACTTGCACCTGAATGAAACGATGGCGGGCTTCCGGCCCCGCGGGTATGACTTCGACCACGTCACGGCCTATCTGCTGGAGCGCGCCGATGAACTGCGCAGGCGCTTCGTGCGCGGCATCCCCCGGCGCGTGGTGCTTCACGCCCACCACGGCATGCCGGAAGTCGGGCGCAACGTCGAGGCGCTGCTGCGATCGATTCCGGACCTGCAGGTCGTGGAGACGGTGCTCGAGTCCTCGTACACCTGCGGCGGTTCGGGCTGTTCGCGTTCGCCGCAGCTGCAGGCCGTCGAACACGCCCACCTGCTCGATCGGGTGCGCGCCACCCGGGCCGATGCCCTGGTCACGCTCTACCACGGCTGTCACATGGCCTTCATCGGCCACGAGAAGCCGGGCGGGTTCGAGGTCGTCAACTTCACGGACCTGCTGGCCGAGGCGCTGGGCCAACCTCCTCGCCCCGACCGCCTGAAGCAACTGCGCCACCTGGAGGACTGGAAACTGATCGTTCGCGAAGCCCAGCCCTGGTTGCTGCGAAATGGCGTGCGGGTCGACAGCGACTGGCTCGAGCGTTACGGCGCCGAGATCTTCTCCGTGGCCGAATTTCGTGGCGGGCTGGATTGCCTCGCCTCCGAAGCGCCCCCAGGGCGGACACCCGACGCAATCCAGAATCCATCCATCCCGAAAGGCTCCGCATGA
- a CDS encoding Rid family hydrolase has translation MTRQVLRLGKPWEKTVRFSLGVVTDGRLLHTAGITARDPHGEVVGVGDIRAQTAQCFSNLNEIIVAAGAQLEDVVKYTIFTTDIERFHTETLALRAPFFCGNPAATLVEVSRLIDPRMLVEIEAIVRIGDTEASS, from the coding sequence GTGACCCGGCAAGTCCTCCGGCTCGGCAAGCCCTGGGAGAAGACGGTGCGCTTCTCGCTCGGAGTGGTGACCGACGGCCGCCTGCTTCACACCGCCGGCATCACGGCTCGTGATCCACATGGTGAGGTGGTCGGCGTCGGCGACATCCGCGCGCAGACAGCGCAGTGTTTTTCGAACCTCAACGAGATCATCGTGGCCGCGGGCGCGCAGTTGGAAGACGTCGTGAAGTACACGATCTTCACCACGGACATCGAGCGATTCCACACCGAAACGCTGGCGCTGCGAGCCCCGTTCTTCTGCGGCAACCCGGCGGCCACCCTGGTCGAGGTCAGCCGCCTGATCGATCCAAGGATGCTGGTGGAGATCGAGGCCATCGTCCGGATAGGAGACACGGAGGCTTCGTCATGA
- a CDS encoding DUF1330 domain-containing protein, translating to MHTDPEFQCERRNVTVYVLAQLKFKDRAAYDRYQAAFGGVFGAFEGAVLSADTRPKVLEGHWEGDKVVLLSFPDEAAWRAWAESPGYQDISRDRVAGADCTVLLLKGVGA from the coding sequence TTGCACACTGATCCGGAATTTCAGTGTGAAAGGCGCAATGTGACGGTATACGTACTCGCACAGCTCAAGTTCAAGGACCGTGCGGCCTATGACCGCTATCAAGCGGCATTCGGCGGAGTGTTCGGTGCGTTCGAAGGCGCCGTCCTGTCCGCGGACACCCGACCCAAGGTGCTCGAGGGCCATTGGGAAGGCGACAAGGTCGTTCTTCTTTCCTTTCCTGACGAAGCCGCCTGGCGGGCCTGGGCCGAGTCGCCCGGCTACCAGGACATCTCGCGCGATCGGGTGGCCGGGGCGGACTGCACCGTCCTCTTGCTCAAGGGGGTCGGCGCGTGA
- a CDS encoding GNAT family N-acetyltransferase, whose protein sequence is MAGSYRPRRITLRDGREVTLRPVVEADATEIVQAFDRLSASSRYSRFMMHKERLDDAALQRGVHPRPGHDFVFVATIPAADSIDIVGAAQYVQAGEPGDKVCEFAVTVAEDWRRSGLATKLLASLVRRARRDGYEMMEGWVIAENIAMLALARKLKFKTEPVPGDSTVLRVLRALHGWRKRGNEQSDAPSVAPRDRGRRFPKAPAHLTVPAKV, encoded by the coding sequence ATGGCGGGGAGCTATCGCCCGCGCCGCATCACCCTGCGCGATGGTCGCGAGGTGACGTTGCGTCCGGTCGTGGAGGCCGATGCGACGGAGATCGTCCAGGCCTTCGACCGCCTGTCGGCCTCATCTCGCTACAGCCGGTTCATGATGCACAAAGAACGGCTCGACGACGCTGCCCTCCAACGCGGAGTGCATCCGCGGCCCGGGCATGACTTCGTGTTCGTCGCCACGATACCCGCGGCCGACAGCATCGACATCGTGGGTGCCGCGCAGTACGTGCAGGCGGGCGAACCCGGTGACAAGGTTTGCGAGTTCGCGGTCACTGTGGCCGAGGACTGGCGCAGGAGCGGACTGGCAACCAAGTTGCTGGCCAGCCTGGTGCGCCGGGCACGACGCGATGGCTACGAGATGATGGAGGGTTGGGTGATCGCCGAGAACATCGCGATGCTTGCGCTTGCCCGAAAGCTCAAGTTCAAGACCGAGCCCGTGCCGGGGGACTCCACGGTGTTGCGAGTGCTGCGGGCGCTCCATGGCTGGCGCAAGAGGGGCAACGAGCAGAGTGACGCTCCCTCCGTTGCCCCCAGGGATCGGGGAAGACGATTTCCGAAGGCGCCAGCCCATCTAACAGTTCCGGCGAAGGTTTGA
- a CDS encoding AMP-binding protein, with protein sequence MEAIWLKLYPAGIPAEVDVHEFASLRDMLLHSCQRFGDLPAYSNMGASMSYAELDRSSRDFAAYLQGTLGLRKGDRVAIMMPNLLQYPVALFAVLRAGLVVVNVNPQYTVPELEHQLKDSGASAIVVLENFAHTLQQALERNPTLNLAVITTEVGDMFPVVKELLTNVVVKYVRHMVPAWKIAGATGFNDGLRAGRGRHLEEVPLNRDDMAFLQYTGGTTGVAKGAVLTHGNLVANVLQMTAWMARDLVDGKEVLVCPLPLYHVYALTSCLVLMNMGAHTVLVTNPRDMKAFIHDLKRYPFTIIIGVNTLYRALLDAAEFAEVDTRALKLSSAGGMAVQRTVAERWKQRTGAAIVEGYGLTETSPVVMASPIDIAEWTGTIGLPIPSTQAAILDDEGRELAPGEVGEICVRGPQVMPRYWNRPDETNKVFTHDGWLRTGDMGSVDERGYFRITDRKKDMIVVSGFKVFPNQIEDAVALHPGVAEVAAIGEPDERSGEVVKIVVVRKDPALTEQALLEHCRQYLTGYKMPKIVEFRSEPLPKSNIGKILRRELRHPAAAANAPLSAIASA encoded by the coding sequence ATGGAAGCAATCTGGTTGAAGCTCTACCCAGCCGGGATTCCAGCCGAGGTGGATGTGCATGAGTTCGCCTCGCTCAGGGACATGTTGCTGCACAGCTGCCAGCGCTTCGGCGACCTGCCCGCTTACAGCAACATGGGCGCATCGATGAGCTATGCCGAGCTCGACCGCTCGAGCCGCGACTTCGCCGCCTACCTGCAGGGGACGTTGGGCCTGCGCAAAGGCGACCGGGTGGCAATCATGATGCCGAACCTGCTGCAGTATCCGGTGGCGCTGTTCGCCGTGCTGCGCGCCGGCCTGGTGGTCGTCAACGTCAATCCGCAGTACACCGTGCCCGAGTTGGAGCATCAGCTCAAGGACTCAGGCGCGAGCGCCATCGTGGTGCTGGAAAATTTTGCCCACACGCTGCAGCAAGCGCTGGAGAGAAACCCGACCCTGAACCTGGCCGTGATCACGACAGAGGTCGGTGACATGTTTCCGGTGGTCAAGGAACTGCTCACCAACGTGGTGGTGAAGTACGTGAGGCACATGGTGCCCGCATGGAAGATCGCCGGCGCGACCGGGTTCAACGACGGATTGCGCGCCGGCCGGGGGCGGCACCTGGAGGAGGTGCCTCTGAATCGCGATGACATGGCCTTCCTCCAGTACACCGGTGGCACGACCGGCGTGGCCAAGGGCGCCGTGCTCACGCACGGGAACCTGGTCGCGAACGTGCTGCAGATGACGGCGTGGATGGCGCGCGACCTGGTGGACGGCAAGGAGGTGCTCGTCTGCCCGCTGCCGCTCTACCACGTGTACGCGCTGACTTCCTGTCTCGTGCTGATGAACATGGGCGCACACACCGTGCTGGTGACCAACCCAAGAGACATGAAGGCCTTCATCCACGACCTCAAGAGGTATCCCTTCACGATCATCATCGGCGTCAACACGCTGTACCGGGCGCTGCTCGATGCGGCGGAGTTTGCCGAGGTCGACACGCGCGCCCTCAAGCTCAGCAGCGCGGGGGGCATGGCGGTGCAGCGCACGGTGGCCGAACGCTGGAAACAGCGCACCGGCGCGGCCATCGTCGAAGGGTATGGGCTGACGGAAACGTCGCCGGTCGTGATGGCCAGCCCGATCGACATTGCGGAGTGGACCGGAACGATCGGACTGCCGATTCCCTCCACACAGGCGGCCATCCTCGACGATGAAGGCCGCGAGCTCGCGCCCGGCGAGGTCGGCGAGATCTGCGTGCGCGGCCCGCAGGTCATGCCACGCTACTGGAACCGCCCGGACGAGACGAACAAGGTCTTCACGCACGACGGCTGGCTGCGCACCGGCGACATGGGGTCGGTGGACGAGCGCGGGTACTTCAGGATCACGGACCGCAAGAAGGACATGATCGTCGTCTCCGGATTCAAGGTCTTCCCCAACCAGATCGAGGATGCGGTGGCGCTGCACCCGGGCGTGGCCGAGGTGGCGGCCATCGGGGAGCCCGACGAGCGCTCGGGCGAGGTCGTGAAGATTGTCGTCGTGAGGAAGGATCCGGCACTGACCGAGCAGGCTCTGCTCGAGCATTGCCGCCAGTACCTCACCGGCTACAAGATGCCGAAGATCGTCGAGTTCCGCAGCGAGCCGCTGCCGAAGTCGAACATCGGCAAGATTCTTCGGCGCGAGTTGCGCCATCCCGCGGCAGCGGCAAATGCGCCGTTGTCGGCGATCGCATCTGCCTAG
- a CDS encoding AMP-dependent synthetase/ligase: MNAYVNPLPEKTLPQMLREQAQRQPDRVAVRQKDFGIWHPLTWTAYYRRAGHFGLGLASLGLHQGSHLGVLSENRAEWVLAQMGAGLIGAVTVGVYPTSPSNEVAYVVGHADCEAVVCEDQEQVDKLLDAIGQLPRLRWIVMVETKGLASYGPEERARIKTFAEIEAAGAAMAASEGHGRIDVALAAQTLDDIGLMIYTSGSTGAPKGAMISWRNIRGVVPGIVQRLRLHAGTSHLSYLPLCHVAEQMLTTFVPLYLGSQVNFGESIRTVQEDLREVAPSMFLGVPRIWEKLHAAISIKMQEAGSLQQALYRRALAAAAPMAEKPRGQWSLGERLRFAFAYWTVLRALQNFIGLRRAEVALTGAAPIPPDVVRFFRTLGVPLVEVYGLTESTGMVLGQDLDEVRIGTVGRATEGVEVRLGAQDELLLRGDVVFAGYYKNPEATAQSIRDGWLHTGDVVEQGADGQLRIVDRLKDIMITAGGKNLTPSEIENTMKASPFIKECIVVAEARKFVSALIQIDYETVGKWAEAQRLAFTHFRSLVELEPVRQLVQAEIDKGNARLANVSQVRRFHLLTKELDHDDGEVTATMKVRRSSIYKVYAGEIEQLYA; this comes from the coding sequence ATGAATGCATACGTGAATCCCCTGCCGGAGAAGACCCTGCCGCAGATGCTGCGCGAGCAGGCGCAGCGCCAGCCCGACCGGGTGGCGGTGCGGCAGAAGGACTTCGGCATCTGGCACCCGCTGACCTGGACCGCCTACTACCGGCGGGCCGGCCACTTCGGGCTCGGCCTCGCCTCGCTCGGCCTGCACCAGGGCTCGCACCTGGGGGTGCTGTCGGAGAACCGCGCCGAGTGGGTGCTGGCGCAGATGGGCGCCGGCCTGATCGGCGCCGTGACCGTCGGCGTCTATCCGACCAGCCCCAGCAACGAGGTGGCCTACGTGGTCGGCCATGCCGACTGCGAGGCCGTGGTCTGCGAGGACCAGGAGCAGGTCGACAAGCTGCTCGACGCGATCGGGCAGCTGCCGCGCCTGCGCTGGATCGTCATGGTCGAGACCAAGGGGCTGGCGAGTTACGGCCCCGAGGAGCGGGCCCGCATCAAGACCTTCGCCGAGATCGAGGCCGCCGGCGCCGCCATGGCCGCCAGCGAGGGCCACGGCCGCATCGACGTCGCGCTGGCCGCGCAGACGCTGGACGACATCGGGCTGATGATCTACACGTCCGGTTCCACCGGCGCGCCCAAGGGCGCCATGATCTCCTGGCGCAACATCCGCGGCGTGGTGCCCGGCATCGTGCAGCGGCTGCGGCTGCACGCCGGCACCAGCCACCTGTCGTACCTGCCGCTGTGCCACGTGGCCGAGCAGATGCTGACCACCTTCGTGCCGCTGTACCTGGGCTCGCAGGTGAACTTCGGCGAATCGATCCGCACCGTGCAGGAAGACCTGCGGGAGGTCGCGCCCAGCATGTTCCTGGGTGTGCCGCGCATCTGGGAGAAGCTGCACGCCGCCATCAGCATCAAGATGCAGGAGGCGGGCTCGCTCCAGCAGGCGCTGTACCGGCGGGCTCTGGCGGCCGCCGCGCCGATGGCGGAGAAGCCCCGGGGGCAATGGAGCCTGGGCGAGCGGCTGCGCTTTGCCTTCGCCTACTGGACCGTGCTGCGCGCGCTGCAGAACTTCATCGGGCTGCGCCGGGCCGAGGTGGCGCTGACCGGCGCTGCGCCCATTCCGCCGGACGTGGTGCGCTTCTTCCGCACGCTGGGCGTGCCGCTGGTGGAGGTGTATGGCCTGACCGAATCGACCGGCATGGTGCTGGGCCAGGACCTGGACGAGGTGCGCATCGGCACCGTGGGCCGCGCCACCGAAGGCGTGGAAGTCCGGCTGGGCGCACAGGACGAGCTGCTGCTGCGCGGCGACGTGGTGTTCGCCGGCTACTACAAGAACCCCGAGGCCACGGCGCAGTCGATCCGCGACGGCTGGCTGCACACCGGCGACGTGGTGGAGCAGGGCGCCGATGGCCAGCTGCGCATCGTCGACCGCCTGAAGGACATCATGATCACCGCCGGCGGCAAGAACCTGACGCCCTCGGAGATCGAGAACACCATGAAGGCCAGCCCCTTCATCAAGGAGTGCATCGTGGTGGCCGAGGCGCGCAAGTTCGTCTCGGCGCTGATCCAGATCGACTACGAGACGGTGGGCAAGTGGGCCGAGGCGCAGCGCCTGGCCTTCACCCATTTCCGCTCGCTGGTGGAGCTGGAGCCGGTGCGCCAGCTGGTGCAGGCCGAGATCGACAAGGGCAACGCCCGGCTGGCCAACGTGTCCCAGGTGCGGCGCTTCCACCTGCTGACCAAGGAGCTGGACCACGACGACGGCGAAGTCACCGCCACCATGAAGGTGCGGCGCTCCAGCATCTACAAGGTGTACGCGGGGGAGATCGAGCAGCTGTACGCGTGA